Proteins found in one Mycobacterium branderi genomic segment:
- a CDS encoding PEP/pyruvate-binding domain-containing protein yields the protein MNGPTIFGFEDLADLDESVCRNLVGGKALNLGVMAAYGLPVPPGFCVSAQAYATFLEANAMDELIRDALDTIDFGDAGLVEDATATIRELVRSAKVPAEVAADIEKAYSALGEEVLVAVRSSGTAEDMADASFAGLHDTYLNVKGATELLEQIRRCWASLWTARATAYRHQNGFDQCRARIAVVVQTMVDSDVSGVMFTANPVNAATDEILINASWGLGDSVVSGTVTPDEFVVKHGDLRIRAKTLGDKATRAIPNRDTGSGTITEELPAADRNAFSLSDDRVVKLAELGRHVQEIYHDVPQDIEWALHADTFFLLQSRPITGVEFSWDVDLDDWQRVPEPDDTIWTRATADEGWTGPCSPMMYSMRAPGQHQAQLYAVKGWGCAELDRLRYWKFHRAKVYSNCELHRRLLEATAPPPIRANMLQNWLPPSWHADVMSAKFNYLDYVRMYMRIRMLNPDDGFYRWLNVFRQWMDQREQWYNGTTPERLARMTDRQLETYLQKYAAAEATLSERVWHGYVIYARDALAVVGLILAHWYTGNNPNAFGDLISGSTTRSATQIENAEVWELAQTIRESEALLHCFRNHSGDEFFERLRNFPAGREFLCRYEDFVSRHGHRGMTDRDMYFPRRCEDPSIDYEAFRALLNVSDPVRPSVLEQRVNAKREAATKEVIANLKQGPLGTLKAEALKLALDYVHRWTVIRDDERYFVDRGLLAMKRGYVELGWRLAERGLIDYPMDVFFLGHQEAFDLCYGRGNPVLDRLKIKGRFRDWKREDDKEVVAPLFLRNGQGVQFDETPDADADLSGAGLSAGRAVGTARIIKSLREIGTLTDGDILVCNSTDPGWTPVFGVISGLVLETGGRLAHGSCLAREYGLPAVQVPTAMSRISDGATITIDGTTGAITVDAHVGAQNPPVQFQAE from the coding sequence ATGAATGGCCCGACGATCTTTGGGTTTGAAGACCTTGCTGATCTTGACGAGTCCGTGTGCAGGAACCTGGTTGGCGGCAAGGCCCTTAATCTCGGAGTGATGGCGGCGTACGGGCTACCCGTACCACCAGGGTTTTGTGTGTCGGCGCAGGCATACGCGACATTCCTAGAAGCCAACGCCATGGACGAACTGATCCGGGATGCGCTGGACACGATCGACTTTGGCGATGCGGGGCTGGTTGAGGATGCGACGGCCACCATCCGCGAACTGGTCCGCTCGGCGAAGGTGCCGGCTGAGGTCGCGGCTGACATCGAGAAGGCCTACAGCGCACTCGGTGAGGAAGTACTGGTCGCGGTGCGGTCGTCAGGAACAGCAGAGGATATGGCCGATGCATCATTTGCGGGGTTGCACGACACGTATCTCAACGTCAAGGGAGCGACCGAGCTGCTTGAACAGATTAGGCGGTGCTGGGCGTCGCTGTGGACAGCGCGGGCAACGGCATACCGTCACCAGAATGGGTTCGATCAGTGCCGGGCGCGTATCGCCGTGGTGGTGCAAACAATGGTCGACTCGGATGTGTCCGGGGTCATGTTTACCGCCAATCCCGTCAACGCCGCGACTGACGAGATCCTGATTAACGCGAGCTGGGGGCTGGGAGACTCGGTGGTTTCGGGCACCGTCACACCCGACGAATTCGTGGTGAAGCATGGCGACTTACGGATCCGCGCAAAGACGCTCGGTGACAAGGCGACCCGCGCTATCCCCAACCGGGACACGGGCAGCGGAACCATCACCGAAGAGCTTCCGGCGGCCGACCGCAATGCCTTTAGTTTGTCGGATGATCGGGTGGTGAAGCTAGCCGAGCTCGGTCGGCATGTACAAGAGATCTACCACGATGTGCCTCAAGATATTGAATGGGCGTTACACGCAGATACCTTCTTCCTGTTGCAGTCCCGTCCGATCACGGGCGTCGAGTTCAGCTGGGATGTAGATCTGGACGACTGGCAGCGAGTACCCGAGCCAGATGACACGATCTGGACACGCGCGACAGCTGACGAGGGATGGACGGGCCCATGCAGCCCAATGATGTATTCCATGCGCGCACCCGGCCAACACCAAGCGCAGCTATATGCCGTTAAGGGCTGGGGATGCGCTGAGCTCGACCGGCTGAGGTACTGGAAGTTCCACAGGGCTAAGGTCTATTCCAACTGCGAGTTGCACAGAAGGCTTCTGGAGGCAACGGCACCGCCGCCCATCCGCGCGAATATGCTTCAGAACTGGCTGCCGCCATCGTGGCACGCCGACGTCATGTCCGCGAAGTTCAACTACCTCGACTATGTCCGCATGTATATGCGGATCCGAATGCTGAATCCCGACGACGGTTTCTATCGTTGGCTAAACGTCTTTCGGCAATGGATGGACCAGCGAGAGCAGTGGTACAACGGAACCACGCCAGAGCGGCTCGCTCGAATGACCGACCGCCAACTCGAGACGTATCTGCAGAAATACGCCGCCGCAGAAGCGACGCTTTCGGAAAGGGTCTGGCACGGCTACGTCATCTACGCACGCGATGCCCTCGCCGTCGTGGGCTTGATTCTCGCCCACTGGTACACCGGCAACAATCCAAACGCGTTCGGAGACCTGATCTCCGGATCTACGACGCGCTCAGCGACCCAGATCGAGAACGCGGAGGTATGGGAACTCGCGCAGACGATTCGCGAATCCGAAGCGCTTCTGCATTGCTTCCGCAACCACAGTGGCGACGAGTTCTTCGAGCGCCTACGCAACTTCCCGGCAGGCCGGGAATTCCTCTGCCGCTACGAAGATTTCGTCAGCCGGCATGGCCACCGGGGCATGACGGACCGTGACATGTACTTTCCCCGGCGATGTGAGGACCCTTCGATCGACTACGAAGCGTTCCGGGCATTGCTCAACGTGAGCGATCCAGTGCGCCCGTCTGTCCTCGAACAACGCGTCAATGCAAAACGCGAGGCCGCCACCAAGGAAGTCATCGCCAACCTCAAACAAGGACCCCTCGGCACGTTGAAGGCCGAAGCCTTAAAACTCGCACTCGACTACGTGCACAGGTGGACTGTGATACGAGACGATGAGCGCTACTTCGTCGACCGCGGCCTACTCGCAATGAAAAGAGGCTACGTTGAACTGGGATGGCGCCTCGCCGAGCGTGGCCTCATCGACTATCCAATGGACGTGTTCTTCCTCGGTCACCAAGAAGCCTTCGACCTGTGCTACGGCCGCGGCAACCCGGTCCTGGACCGGCTGAAGATAAAGGGCCGCTTCCGCGATTGGAAACGCGAAGACGATAAAGAGGTCGTTGCACCGCTGTTCTTGCGTAACGGTCAAGGCGTTCAATTCGACGAAACGCCCGACGCTGATGCCGATTTGAGCGGAGCCGGATTATCCGCCGGGCGCGCCGTAGGGACGGCCCGAATCATTAAGAGCCTCCGAGAGATTGGCACTCTAACCGACGGAGACATCCTGGTCTGCAACAGCACCGATCCGGGATGGACACCAGTGTTCGGCGTCATATCGGGACTCGTTCTCGAGACCGGCGGAAGGCTCGCACACGGTTCCTGCCTTGCGCGCGAGTATGGACTGCCCGCCGTCCAGGTCCCGACCGCGATGAGCCGAATCTCCGACGGTGCCACCATTACGATCGACGGCACTACCGGCGCCATCACCGTGGATGCCCATGTCGGCGCACAAAATCCGCCAGTCCAGTTTCAAGCGGAGTAG